CAGACCTTCGACCAGTCGCTCCTCGGACTGTACAGGAAGGGGATGATCACCTACGAAGAGGCGATCACGACGGCAAGCAACCCGGACGACTTTGCGCTGAAGGTGAAGGGAATCCAGTCGACGAGCGATATCGCGGCCGACGAGGACGAGGCGCGGAAGCGCGGCGCAAAGCCCGCAGGAGGCATTCCCGGCAAGGTCGGCGGGGCCGCTCCCGGCTCGACGACCGGAAAGCCCCTCGGGGTTCCGTCCCGCTACGGGAATACGCCGCCGGCGGACAGTCAGAAATCCGGAGAGGCACGCGAGTACACCGGAGGGTCTACGGACTCGGACTTCAAGATCGACCGGTTCGGCGACAAGTAGCCCGACAGGGAGCGCGGGATGCCGAACGAGGGACGGGATGAAAAGGAACTGAAGCAAGCCAGGAACACGGCCTACCGCTTTCTCGCCATCCGCCCGCGAAGCAGGGCCGAAGTCGAGAAGAAGCTCCGCGAGCGGGAGTTCCCTGCCAATACGGTCAGCGCCGTTGTCGAACAGCTCCTCCGGTTCGGCTATCTCGATGACCCGAAGTTTGCCCGTCAGTGGGCCGCGGCGAGGGTGCGGACCCGCGGGTTCGGCAGGCGGAGGATAGAGCTGGAACTCCGACAGAAGGGCATCGGCCGCGACACCGCCCATGAAGCGCTTGCCGAAGCATTCGATGATTCATCGGAATCCGAGATCGCCCGCCGTGAAGCGGAGAAGAAGCTAAGGACCCTCGCCCGCTTCACACCGGATGTGCGGAAACGGCGGCTTGCGGGATTTCTGGGACGGAAGGGGTTTTCAGGCGAAGTCGTCCGGGAAATGCTCCGCATGGTTCCCCGGCAGGAGACAGCGTAGGCCGGGGTCCTCGTCGTGACGCAAGCGCTCTGTTGCCGGTTGAAAGACAGCTCGTGATCCCTCCCTGTTCAGGCCTGGTTGAAGAAGCACCTCAATAATCTGTTGAATTATTCCCCCTTTTCTGCTATTTTCCTCTCTGTTCCT
This genomic interval from Nitrospirota bacterium contains the following:
- a CDS encoding regulatory protein RecX, whose amino-acid sequence is MPNEGRDEKELKQARNTAYRFLAIRPRSRAEVEKKLREREFPANTVSAVVEQLLRFGYLDDPKFARQWAAARVRTRGFGRRRIELELRQKGIGRDTAHEALAEAFDDSSESEIARREAEKKLRTLARFTPDVRKRRLAGFLGRKGFSGEVVREMLRMVPRQETA